A window of Oncorhynchus tshawytscha isolate Ot180627B linkage group LG10, Otsh_v2.0, whole genome shotgun sequence contains these coding sequences:
- the LOC121847396 gene encoding fibrinogen alpha chain-like, with the protein MKLLNILCFCLAVLASTWAEDAAAVLSPRGTRPVEHGYKADKCATERSWPFCSDDDWGPKCPSGCRIQGLLDKADHSLLKKIEKIRQLLDQNRAKHRSADQASKQTYDYLKEKLTSNAGNDNSFYDLAERLRQRIVDIKIKIDRQLRILNTLKTSIKDQVIEMQRMEVDIDIKLRSCKGSCKGYAEFSVDQSSYVALDKQMDQLEAQRVQSVETVGSLHIMKSRPLKDVLVDSKFKSSLAGEQKQDFFPEVKSVKLTLEAEGSSASSAASVSKVPGTHFQPSTSGSSSSSSSSSSWSTGSGSKDGSKITITEMGGGGGGGGGGGGGGGGGTRGDGDGDFFKGMGGLGGGLGSLGGGDFTSTGHQTTHVSSCTKTIKKTTVHTKDGPVERIEEVSSGPGCEAMKLGGGGGMGDFFPSLSSSSSSSSSSFTKTTSHGSNKGGSSLFSSTKTGGAADGFGADSFGMDLGAFMRGKDDDDVPDYLSHSHGVKTSVRSKRQADYVGKSTSDQE; encoded by the exons ATGAAGCTACTAAATATCCTCTGCTTCTGCCTGGCTGTCCTCGCCTCCACTTGG GCTGAGGACGCAGCGGCCGTATTGAGCCCTCGTGGAACCCGACCAGTAGAACACGGTTACAAGGCTGATAAATGTGCCACAGAGAGGAGTTGGCCTTTCTGCTCAGATGACGACTGG ggTCCTAAGTGCCCGTCAGGTTGTCGTATCCAGGGTCTGTTAGACAAGGCAGACCATTCCCTGCTGAAGAAGATAGAGAAGATTAGGCAGCTCCTTGACCAGAACAGAGCCAAACACCGCTCTGCCGACCAGGCATCCAAACAGACCTATGACTACCTTAAGGAGAAACTCACCTCCAACGCAG GTAATGACAACAGCTTCTATGACCTGGCTGAACGCCTCCGTCAGAGGATCGTCGACATCAAGATCAAGATAGACCGCCAGCTGAGGATCCTCAACACTCTGAAGACCAGCATCAAAGACCAGGTTATAGAGATGCAGAGGATGGAG GTGGACATTGACATCAAGCTGCGCTCCTGTAAGGGATCTTGTAAGGGCTACGCTGAGTTCTCCGTCGATCAATCATCCTACGTGGCTTTGGACAAGCAGATGGACCAGCTGGAAGCCCAGAGGGTTCAGTCTGTTGAGACCGTCGGCTCGCTGCACATCATGAAGAGCCGCCCTCTTAAAGACGTCTTGGTCgacag CAAGTTTAAGTCCAGCCTGGCAGGGGAGCAGAAGCAGGATTTCTTCCCGGAGGTGAAGTCCGTGAAACTGACCTTGGAGGCCGAAGGGTCCAGCGCTTCGTCTGCCGCCTCTGTCAGCAAGGTCCCTGGTACGCACTTCCAGCCTTCGACCTCAGGGTCTTCATCTTCTTCATCTTCATCATCGAGTTGGTCGACGGGATCAGGGTCGAAGGACGGGTCGAAGATAACGATCACGGAgatgggtgggggtggtggtggtggtgggggtggtggtgggggtggtggtgggggtacgaggggggatggagatggggatttcTTTAAGGGGATGGGTGGACTCGGCGGAGGGCTGGGGAGTCTTGGAGGTGGAGATTTCACCTCTACCGGTCACCAGACCACGCATGTATCGAGCTGTACCAAGACCATAAAGAAGACGACAGTGCATACGAAGGACGGGCCGGTGGAACGCATTGAGGAAGTTTCGAGCGGACCAGGCTGTGAGGCAATGAAGCTCGGTGgcggaggagggatgggggacttcttcccatccctctcttcctcttcctcctcctcctcctcctcattcaccAAAACCACAAGCCACGGCAGTAACAAGGGAGGCAGTAGCCTCTTCAGCAGTACCAAGACCGGCGGCGCTGCCGACGGCTTCGGAGCTGATTCATTCGGGATGGATCTCGGAGCGTTTATGCGCGGGAAAGATGACGATGATGTCCCGGATTACCTCAGCCACAGCCACGGCGTGAAAACTAGTGTCCGGAGCAAACGGCAGGCAGATTATGTGGGAAAAAGTACATCTGACCAGGAGTAA